Within Chromatiales bacterium, the genomic segment GATGACGGCGTCCACCTGCCGCTGGCCCTGCTGCTGGCCCAGCGCGAGCGCGCCCGCGCCCTGGTGCTGGCCCAGCGGCGCGCGAGCTGGCAGGGCCTGAGCGGGCTCTACCGCAGCGGCTTTCGCGGACGCGGGCTGGACTTCGACGAGATGCGCGACTACCAGCCGGGCGACGACATCCGCCACATCGACTGGTCCGCCACCGCCCGCAGCGGCCGCGCCCAGACCCGGCTCTACCGCGAGGAGCGCGAGCGCCCGGTGCTGCTGGCCGTCGACCTGCGCCGCGCCATGCACTTCGGCACGCGCAACGCCTTCAAGTCGGTACAGGCCGGCAAGCTCGCCGCGCTCATCGCCTGGGCGGCGGTGGAACTCGGCGACCGCGTCGGCGGCCTGGTCTTCAACGACGCCCACTACCGGCTGCTGCGGCCGCAGGCCGGCCGGGCCGGCGTGCTCGCCCTGCTCAATGCCCTGGCCGAACTGCACGACGCGCCCCCCGAACCCGGGCCGCAGACGCCCATCGGCCCCGCCCTCGTGTTCCGGCGCCTCAAGGGCATGGCCACGGCGGGCAGCCTGGTGCACCTGGCGAGCGACTTCACCGGACTGGACGCGGCCGCCCGCCGCGAGTTCGCGGAGCTGGCCCGCCGCCACGACCTCAGCGGCAGCTTCGTCTACGACCCGCTGGAGGTGGCGCTGCCGGAGGCCGGCCGGCTGCCGGTCAGCGACGGCGAGCGCTTCGCCACGCTGGACGCGGACCATGCCGCCACCCGGCAGGCGCACCAGGTCGCCTTCGCCCGCCACAACCATGCCGTGGTGCAACTCTTTCTCGAACACCGCGCCTACCTGCTGCGCCTGGCCACCCACAACCAGCCCGAGGAGAGCCTGCGCCGGCTGCTCGACCTGCGCCGTCCCGGGAGGACAGCGGCATGAACGCCGTTGCCGTCACCGGCCTGCTGCTGCTCGTCGCCCTGCTGCTGCCGGCCGCCGTCGTCTGGGCCCGCCAGCCGCGCCGCCGCGCCCGCCGCCGGCTGGCACGCCTGGCCGCGGCCCATGCACGCGACGCCGACACCCAGGCCCTGCTCGCGGGGCTCAGCCGGCTCATGCGCGACCACGCCCAGACCCTGGCCGGCGAGGTGGCGGTGGCCGGACTCTCGGGCCGGCGCTGGCTGGTGTTCCTCGACGAGACCGGCCAGACCGAGGCCTTCACCCGCGGCCCCGGCCGCGTGCTGACCGACGCCCCCTACCAGAGCGCCGCGACCCTGGCCGCCCGCGAGCTGGACATCCCGGGCCTCGTCACGGCCTGCCGGGACTGGATCGATACGGCCCGCTTCCACCCGGAGCGCTACCGGTGAGCCTCGCCCTCGACTTCGCCTGGGGGCTGCTGGTGCTGCCCCTGCCCTGGCTGGCCCGGCGCCTGCCGCCCGCCCGGCTGGAGGCCGCCGCGCTGTGGGTGCCCTTCTTCGCGGCCGTGGCCGCCGGCAGGCCGGGCGCAGCGCCCAGTGCCCGCCCCCGCCGTCGCGCCTGGCTGGCCTGGCTGCTGCTGGTGCTCGCCCTCGCCCGCCCCGTGCTCGACCTCGGGGACGGCGCCATCGAGCTCTATCGCCCGCTGCTGTTCGTCGCCCTGCTGCTCGCCCTGCACCTGGGGCTCGCGCTCACCCGCCGGCCGCGCGTCTACCGCCGCCTGCCCGCGCACTATCACCGGGAGGGGGAATGAGCCTCGTCCTCGCGCAACCGGCCTGGCTGTGGCTGCTGCCCGTCGTGCTCGGCTGGCTGGCGCTGCTGGAGCGCCGCACCCGTCGCGGCTCGGCCTGGGCCGGGCTGGTCGATGCGCGCCTGCTGCACCACCTGCTGGTGGCCCCGCCCGCCACGCGCCGGCGCCGGCTGCCGCTCGGGCTGGCGGGCCTTGCGGCCACCGGCGCCGTACTTGCCCTGTCGGGACCGGCGCTCGTCTGGCCACCGGCGACGACCGACCTCACCACCGCCTGCCTGCTGCTCGCCGTCCTTCCCGCCGCCGCGGCCTTTCGCCGCGGCTGGCTCGGCTGAGGCCCTGAACGAGAGAAGGCGCCCGAGGGCGCCTTCTCTCAATCTGTCCGCAGCACGCGTCAGAAACGATATGACAAGCCGATGTTGGCCACGGGATAGTATTCGAAGTCGTCGATCTCGTCTTCGAGACGACGCTCTTCCTCACGCAGCTCCTGGGCCGTAAAGGCGCCACCGCTCTCGCTCAGGGTGACGTTAGGCGAGCCTGTGAAGACCATGCCAAGATTCACGTTGAAGCCCAAGCGCTTGTCCTGGCTGACCGCATTGCCCCAGCCGATACCGACATAGGGCGCCATGCTGTCGAAATCGACCTTGGCATTCAGGGTGGTCGATTGGGTGTTGCCGTCGATGGTGACATCACCGGTGGTGTTCCCCTCGAGCTCCATGCCGTTGTTATACACCCCGGCAGTCATGCGGAAACCCCCGCCGAAGGGATGCCAATCAAGCTGCAGTCCATACATGCGAAGGTCCAGGTCCAGCTCATAGTCGTTGCCATCGTAGGTCTCATCAGCATCGAAGCTGTAGCCGTTGAGGTCCAGGCGCAGATTAAGCTTTTCGGTCAACCCCTTGGTGAGCTCCACACCCGCACCCTGGGTGCCCCCTTTGATACCCAGGGCCACGTCGGAGGCGAAGGCCTGGCCGGCACCGGCAAGCAGCGCAAGCGCGCTGGCAACGGAAAGAAAATGACGCATTAATTGTTCTCCCTGTATTGCTTTGCGGCGAATATGCCGAGGGCATTCTAAACAAAAAAGGCACCTCCATGGGGAGGTGCCCTGGGGTTTCATCAGCTTCTATTAGCCGTCAGTCGGGTACCGTGTTGAACAGCCCCTTCTGGCTGGCATAGAAGGCCGCCAGATCGGCCATGTCCTGCTCGCTCAGGCCGGCGACCATGCCGGCCATGATGGCGTTGTTGCGATCCCCGGACTTGTAGTCCAGCAGGGCCCGCAGCAGGTAGGTCTCGTACTGGCCGGCCAGCCGCGGGTACATGGGATTGTCGGCATTGCCGTCGGCCCCGTGGCAGGCCTGGCAGGTCTGCGACTTGTCGCGTCCGGCCTTGGGGTCCCCGCCGGCCTGGGCCGTGCCGGCGAGCGCCAGCAGCGCTGCAGTCAAGATAAGCGTCCTGATCATGATGTCCTCCTGCTGGCTAGCGCTGGTAGGTGGCGAAGTAGGCGGCGATGTCGGCGATGTCCTCATCGCTCAGGTCCGCCGCCTGTGCCTGCATGGTGGAGTGCTTGCGCGCCCCGTCCCGATAGGCCTTGAGCGCAGCCTCCAGGTATTCCGGATGCTGGCCGCCGAGCTTGGGCACGTGATAGGACGGATACACATTCATATAACTGGGAACCCCGTGGCATCCCATGCAGGTTGCCGACTTGTCGCGCCCGACCTGCGGGTCGCCCGCCTGCGCGGACGCGGCGGCCGCGAGCAGCAGGGCGCCACCCAGCGTTGTTGCCAGCCTGATTGAGCTGATCATGATTTCCCTCCAGTTTGGTGGTAGTCCTTGCCGCAGTCGCGGCAATAAAGCCTTATTAGTTTTATTGATCTACCGATAGACACGCGGCCTATCCGGCACCACCATACTGCGCCCGCCACAGCGACTCAATCCCCGCGTGCGGCCCCCTGCGCGCCGCGTGTGCCCGGCCTTAACGCCGCCGTGGCCGCGCGGTACCATGACGCCCCTGCAAACGACGCGGACACCCGACTTGCTCCTGATCGCAGACATCGACCCCGGCGCCTTCAGCCACCTGCTGTCCGGCTACGGCCTGCAGGTGGACATGCTCCCCGCCGGTGCCGCCATCCCGGGCAGCTACTGGGGCGAGCCCGAGGCCGGGCTGGTGGGCGACCGCCTGCTGGTACGCCCGGACACCCCGGTGCACTCCGCCCTCCACGAGGCCTGCCACTACATCTGCATGGACGAGACACGGCGTGCCGGCCTGCATACCGACGCCGGGGGCACCGACCTGGAGGAAAACGGCGTGTGTTATCTGCAGATCCTGCTGGCCGACGCGCTGCCGGGCATGGGGCGGGCGCGCATGTGGGCCGACATGGATGCCTGGGGCTACAGCTTCCGCCTGGGCAGCGCCCGGGCCTAGTTCGAGGCGGACGCCGAGGACGCCCTGGCCTGGCTGCAGGCGCAGGGGCTGGTGGATACCCGGGGACAGGTCACCGGACAGCGGCGTTTTTGAGCAAAGCCCGGCCGGCGTGTAAACTGGCGGTTTCATTCATGTCCCGCGGAGCATCAGCATGCAGATTGGCAAGAACAGCGTGGTCGTCATCGACTACACCCTCACCGACGACAACGGCGATGTCGTCGACAGCTCCGCGGGCGGCGAGCCGCTGGCCTACATCCAGGGCATCGGCCAGATCATCCCGGGCCTGGAAAACGCGCTGGAAGGCAAGTCCGCCGGCGACGAGGTGAACGTGACCGTGGCGCCGGCCGAGGGCTACGGCGACTACAACGAGGGCCTCATCCAGGTGGTGCCGCGCGAGATGTTCCAGGGCGTCGACGACATCGAGCCCGGCATGCAGTTCCATGCCCAGACCAGCCAGGGCATCCAGGCCATCACCGTCACCAAGGTGGACGGCGAGGACATCACCATCGATGGCAACCACCCGCTGGCCGGCAAGAACCTCAACTTCGCCGTCACCATCAAAGACGTGCGCGAGGCCACGGCCGAGGAACTGGACCACGGCCATGTGCATGGCCCGGGCGGTCATCACCATTAAGCCCTCACCGGCACCTGCCCCCGGTTACGCGCGGCCCTGACGGGCCGCGCGTCGGTTTACAGCCTGCCGCTCATGAGCACGACACTCCCCGCCCGGCTGCTCGCCCGCCTCGAGCCGCTCACCACGCTTGGCGACGACGCCCTGCAGCAGCTCGCCGCCAAGGCCCACACGCTGGAACTGGCACCCCGCCAGCCGCTGCGCAGCAGCGACATGCACCGCTGGTACCTCTACCTGCTGGAAGGCGAACTCACGCTGATCGGACCGGAGGCGAACGGGACGCACCGCGGTCATCAGCCCCTGCACCTCGACGCCGCCTCGCTGCGCGCCACCCAGCCCCTGTTCCGGGCCGGCGACACCCGCTCCCGCGCCA encodes:
- a CDS encoding DUF4381 domain-containing protein yields the protein MNAVAVTGLLLLVALLLPAAVVWARQPRRRARRRLARLAAAHARDADTQALLAGLSRLMRDHAQTLAGEVAVAGLSGRRWLVFLDETGQTEAFTRGPGRVLTDAPYQSAATLAARELDIPGLVTACRDWIDTARFHPERYR
- a CDS encoding peptidylprolyl isomerase, translated to MQIGKNSVVVIDYTLTDDNGDVVDSSAGGEPLAYIQGIGQIIPGLENALEGKSAGDEVNVTVAPAEGYGDYNEGLIQVVPREMFQGVDDIEPGMQFHAQTSQGIQAITVTKVDGEDITIDGNHPLAGKNLNFAVTIKDVREATAEELDHGHVHGPGGHHH
- a CDS encoding cytochrome c; translation: MIRTLILTAALLALAGTAQAGGDPKAGRDKSQTCQACHGADGNADNPMYPRLAGQYETYLLRALLDYKSGDRNNAIMAGMVAGLSEQDMADLAAFYASQKGLFNTVPD
- a CDS encoding DUF58 domain-containing protein — its product is MPMSMPARPPLHDRLRDWLRTGIDRLAGRPPEDELDDGVHLPLALLLAQRERARALVLAQRRASWQGLSGLYRSGFRGRGLDFDEMRDYQPGDDIRHIDWSATARSGRAQTRLYREERERPVLLAVDLRRAMHFGTRNAFKSVQAGKLAALIAWAAVELGDRVGGLVFNDAHYRLLRPQAGRAGVLALLNALAELHDAPPEPGPQTPIGPALVFRRLKGMATAGSLVHLASDFTGLDAAARREFAELARRHDLSGSFVYDPLEVALPEAGRLPVSDGERFATLDADHAATRQAHQVAFARHNHAVVQLFLEHRAYLLRLATHNQPEESLRRLLDLRRPGRTAA
- a CDS encoding cytochrome c, whose product is MISSIRLATTLGGALLLAAAASAQAGDPQVGRDKSATCMGCHGVPSYMNVYPSYHVPKLGGQHPEYLEAALKAYRDGARKHSTMQAQAADLSDEDIADIAAYFATYQR